From the genome of Prochlorococcus marinus XMU1419, one region includes:
- a CDS encoding glycosyltransferase family 2 protein codes for MKSENSWNLTHNKLHQLFKNNSELISIKVRGNAWEPITRWLRFDSRIFRETTSQARITLGDIESLAEIYNYRSIRWKAKKLTPLKTKLIPLSVKNIFRKLPIIKQLAYELEIVFYKYSENISDHLISIVIPARNEAGNKELLVNALNKFKSIPNELEIIFVEGNSKDNTYSMLKELKEKFTNSYKISLLKQTSKGKKNAVVEGFNISSGQTLAIIDSDFTVDINDSIAAIMESTKNENILINCARTTFPMEKDAMRWANYIGNRLFAIFLSILINKPVSDSLCGTKVFSRKFFKLMKQNGSWDSKSDPFGDFTIIFEAAKNNIKILNYPVRYYARKSGAPNISRWIDGLKLLKVCWIYMISDI; via the coding sequence ATGAAATCTGAAAATAGTTGGAATTTGACGCATAATAAACTACATCAATTATTCAAAAACAATAGCGAATTAATTTCAATCAAAGTTCGGGGTAATGCATGGGAACCAATAACTAGATGGCTAAGATTTGATTCAAGAATTTTTAGAGAAACTACCAGCCAAGCAAGAATAACTTTAGGCGATATTGAATCCTTAGCTGAAATTTATAATTATAGATCCATTAGATGGAAAGCAAAAAAGTTAACTCCTTTAAAAACTAAACTGATTCCACTATCAGTAAAAAATATTTTTCGCAAATTACCAATTATCAAACAATTAGCTTACGAACTAGAAATTGTTTTTTATAAATATAGCGAAAATATTTCTGATCATTTAATTTCAATAGTTATTCCTGCAAGAAATGAAGCAGGTAATAAAGAGCTTTTAGTAAATGCATTAAATAAATTTAAAAGCATACCAAATGAATTAGAAATCATCTTTGTGGAAGGGAATAGCAAAGATAATACATATTCGATGTTAAAAGAACTAAAAGAAAAATTCACAAATTCCTATAAAATATCACTTTTAAAACAAACATCTAAGGGCAAAAAAAATGCTGTCGTAGAGGGATTTAATATTTCTTCAGGTCAAACCCTAGCCATAATTGATAGCGATTTTACCGTAGATATAAATGACAGTATTGCAGCAATAATGGAATCAACCAAAAATGAAAATATTTTAATTAATTGTGCCCGAACAACCTTTCCAATGGAAAAGGATGCTATGAGATGGGCCAACTACATAGGGAATAGACTCTTTGCAATATTTTTATCAATTCTCATTAATAAGCCAGTGTCAGATTCTCTTTGTGGAACAAAAGTTTTTTCAAGAAAATTCTTTAAGCTTATGAAACAAAACGGTAGTTGGGATTCTAAATCTGATCCATTTGGAGATTTCACAATAATATTTGAAGCAGCAAAAAATAATATTAAAATACTTAATTATCCTGTCCGGTATTATGCTAGAAAATCTGGAGCACCAAATATATCTAGATGGATTGATGGATTAAAACTCCTAAAAGTATGTTGGATTTATATGATTTCTGATATTTAA
- a CDS encoding photosystem II high light acclimation radical SAM protein, with the protein MNFNLKFKKLNTKNYFRNQYGKILTVRLPCNPIFPIGPIYLADHIHKCFPNIEQQFIDLAIIPSSKVSKYLVRKIDTFRPHLIIFSWRDIQIYAPVDGRSGNPLQNSFEVFYSKNILKKIRGSWGGLKLIASHYKEIYRNTSFVKMGLKRAQKYNKDVKVILGGGAVSVFYEQLGNLLPKGTIISVGEGENLIEKIIRNNSIEKERCYVAGEKPRNKLIHEQPAGTIKTACNYKYIKSIWPEFNWYIEDGDYYVGVQTKRGCPHNCCFCVYTVVEGKQVRVNPINEVIEEMKQLYDLGVRGFWFTDAQFIPAKKHIEDAKALLQAIKDQGWKDINWAAYIRADNIDAELAQLMVDTGMSYFEIGITSGSQELVRKMRLAYDLETVLNNCRMLVKSGFKNHVSVNYSFNVFDETPSTIRQTIAYHRELENIFGKGLVDPAIFFIGLQPHTLLEKYALDNKILKPNYNPMSMMPWTARKLLWNPGSLGKKLGQVCLEAFDNKEDEFGKTVINILEREYGKSSLKESLKVRPLSERKLAYSKQ; encoded by the coding sequence ATGAATTTTAATTTAAAGTTCAAAAAATTGAATACAAAGAATTACTTCAGAAATCAATATGGGAAGATTTTGACTGTACGACTTCCATGTAATCCGATATTTCCAATAGGACCTATTTATTTAGCAGACCATATTCATAAATGTTTTCCAAATATTGAGCAGCAATTTATTGATCTGGCAATAATCCCATCCAGTAAAGTTTCCAAATACTTAGTAAGAAAAATTGATACATTTAGACCTCATCTAATTATTTTTTCATGGAGAGATATACAAATTTATGCACCTGTCGATGGAAGGAGTGGGAATCCCCTACAAAACTCTTTCGAGGTTTTTTACTCAAAAAATATCCTAAAAAAAATAAGAGGATCTTGGGGAGGATTGAAATTAATTGCATCTCATTATAAAGAAATATATAGAAATACTTCTTTCGTCAAAATGGGACTAAAAAGAGCGCAAAAATATAACAAAGATGTAAAAGTAATATTAGGAGGGGGAGCTGTTAGCGTTTTCTATGAACAATTAGGAAATTTACTTCCAAAAGGAACTATTATTTCAGTCGGAGAGGGTGAAAACCTAATAGAGAAAATTATAAGGAATAATTCAATAGAAAAAGAACGATGTTATGTTGCTGGAGAAAAACCTCGAAACAAACTAATACATGAGCAACCCGCAGGTACGATTAAAACTGCTTGCAACTATAAATATATTAAATCAATATGGCCAGAATTCAATTGGTACATAGAAGATGGAGATTACTATGTTGGAGTTCAAACGAAAAGAGGTTGTCCTCATAATTGTTGTTTCTGTGTTTATACAGTTGTGGAGGGGAAACAGGTTCGTGTTAACCCTATCAACGAAGTAATCGAAGAAATGAAGCAATTATATGATCTTGGAGTTAGAGGATTTTGGTTTACAGACGCGCAGTTTATTCCAGCCAAAAAACATATTGAAGATGCAAAAGCACTGTTGCAAGCTATTAAAGATCAAGGTTGGAAGGATATTAATTGGGCTGCATACATCCGAGCCGATAATATTGATGCTGAGCTCGCTCAGCTTATGGTGGATACAGGTATGAGCTATTTTGAAATAGGTATAACTTCAGGATCTCAGGAACTTGTTAGAAAAATGAGATTAGCATATGACCTTGAAACGGTATTAAATAATTGCAGAATGCTTGTCAAATCAGGTTTCAAGAATCATGTTTCAGTTAATTATTCATTTAATGTTTTTGATGAAACGCCAAGCACCATAAGACAAACCATTGCTTACCATAGAGAACTAGAAAATATTTTTGGTAAAGGTCTTGTTGATCCAGCTATTTTCTTTATAGGTTTACAACCTCATACTCTTCTTGAGAAGTACGCTTTAGATAATAAAATTTTGAAGCCCAACTATAACCCAATGAGCATGATGCCTTGGACAGCAAGAAAACTTTTATGGAATCCAGGCTCTTTAGGAAAAAAACTTGGTCAGGTTTGCTTAGAAGCTTTTGATAATAAAGAAGATGAATTTGGTAAAACAGTTATAAATATCCTTGAGAGAGAATATGGTAAGTCCTCTTTAAAAGAATCCCTAAAAGTTCGTCCTCTATCAGAGAGAAAATTAGCTTATTCGAAACAATAA
- the clpS gene encoding ATP-dependent Clp protease adapter ClpS, translating to MQSIKSEQSKSNNSAVIEKKPAELKSKSPKYKVLLHNDPINSMEYVTITLREVVPQLSEQDAIAIMLEAHNTGIGLVIICDLEPAEFYSESLKSKGISSSIEKED from the coding sequence ATGCAATCAATAAAATCAGAGCAAAGTAAAAGTAATAACTCAGCAGTTATTGAAAAGAAACCTGCTGAGTTAAAAAGTAAATCTCCAAAATATAAAGTTTTACTTCATAACGATCCAATTAATTCCATGGAGTATGTCACCATCACACTAAGAGAAGTTGTTCCGCAATTAAGTGAGCAAGATGCTATTGCTATAATGCTGGAGGCTCATAATACTGGAATAGGTTTGGTGATTATTTGTGATTTAGAGCCAGCAGAATTTTATTCAGAATCTTTAAAATCAAAAGGTATTTCTAGTTCTATTGAGAAAGAAGATTAA
- a CDS encoding ArnT family glycosyltransferase: MINKTINFKPLLKIFIFFPLIFYFGKRSYIAFDEGFYALQARWILDKGNWTIPLWWDDYVLDRTIGLQYLIAKSQDIFGRNIFSAYLPTTVAAILMLFITYKLHEEFFNKKYAIISPLILSTTYLWFDYSHLATQDVIYSCLVSIGVFSLVKIKSKNNKIYILLFGIWIGLSFMMKTFLVFVPLLSLLPYLYLKKNCLFSKFFWLGLIIGFIPYLLWSFSINSYLDKNIIFYLFDKFTILSNKNNFTNPFYYYFWNIPVTFLPWSVFAIIGTILNISESKDNKYILTFFPLICIVILSFFSTKTPYYALQISSIFSLNTYVGIRYLFNSKKYKSIFMFVTSKIIPLFLLTLTATYYFLFKNISNFNLKENTLLIIGLLFFGLSWSFIKHKNSFKEILIALIIGPYLLTSFLLQSGLFTDRSRELREEMELISSLDIVKSQPIKVDKAGMNNPQSSSKIIKISLLTPKLGEVLENIDQLKKAELAWTTDFQEIKNNNNSYEVIYDNYILKPWILILKK, encoded by the coding sequence ATGATTAATAAAACTATAAATTTCAAACCTCTTTTAAAAATATTTATTTTTTTTCCACTTATATTTTATTTTGGCAAGAGAAGTTACATTGCTTTTGATGAAGGATTTTATGCCCTACAAGCAAGATGGATATTAGATAAAGGAAACTGGACAATTCCTCTTTGGTGGGATGATTATGTATTAGATAGAACAATTGGATTACAGTACTTAATAGCAAAGTCACAAGATATCTTTGGAAGAAATATTTTTTCAGCATATCTTCCAACCACAGTTGCTGCCATATTGATGCTATTCATAACTTACAAATTACATGAAGAATTTTTTAATAAAAAATATGCAATTATTTCTCCGCTGATACTTTCTACGACATATCTATGGTTTGACTACTCCCACTTAGCAACTCAAGATGTCATTTATTCATGTTTAGTAAGTATTGGTGTATTTTCTTTAGTAAAAATAAAAAGTAAAAATAACAAAATTTATATTCTGCTTTTTGGTATTTGGATTGGTTTATCTTTTATGATGAAAACTTTTCTAGTATTTGTACCTTTATTATCACTTCTGCCATATTTGTATTTAAAAAAGAATTGTTTATTCAGTAAATTCTTTTGGCTTGGACTAATAATTGGATTTATTCCGTACTTATTATGGTCTTTTTCTATTAATTCATATTTAGATAAAAATATTATCTTTTACTTATTCGACAAATTCACTATTCTCTCTAACAAAAATAATTTCACAAATCCCTTCTATTATTATTTTTGGAATATTCCAGTCACATTCCTACCATGGAGCGTATTTGCAATTATTGGTACAATTCTAAATATTTCTGAAAGTAAAGACAATAAATATATACTTACCTTTTTCCCCTTAATTTGTATAGTAATTCTAAGTTTTTTTTCTACGAAAACTCCCTATTACGCTTTACAAATATCATCAATTTTCTCACTAAATACTTATGTAGGAATTAGATATTTATTTAATTCTAAAAAATACAAAAGTATCTTTATGTTTGTCACTTCCAAAATAATTCCATTATTTCTATTAACTCTAACTGCCACATATTATTTTTTATTTAAAAATATAAGTAACTTTAACTTGAAAGAAAATACATTATTAATTATTGGTTTATTATTTTTCGGGTTATCTTGGTCATTCATAAAACATAAGAACTCATTTAAAGAAATCTTAATAGCTCTTATAATTGGTCCTTACTTATTAACTTCATTTCTTTTGCAATCAGGATTATTCACTGATAGATCAAGAGAATTAAGAGAAGAAATGGAATTGATATCATCTCTTGATATAGTAAAAAGTCAACCTATAAAAGTTGATAAAGCAGGTATGAACAATCCTCAATCTTCATCAAAAATAATTAAAATTTCTTTATTAACACCTAAACTTGGCGAAGTTTTAGAGAATATTGATCAGTTAAAAAAAGCAGAATTAGCCTGGACAACAGATTTTCAAGAGATAAAAAACAATAATAATTCTTATGAAGTAATTTATGATAATTATATTTTAAAACCCTGGATATTAATATTAAAGAAGTAA
- the nusA gene encoding transcription termination factor NusA: MALVILPGLNNLIEDISEEKKLPPNVVEIALREALLKGYEKYRRTFYIGVNEDPFDEEYFSNFDVGLDLDEEGYRILSSKIIVEEVESEDHQISLGEVQQVADDAQIGDTVVLDVTPEKEDFGRMAASTTKQVLAQKLRDQQRKMIQEEFADLEDPVLTARVIRFERQSVIMGVSSGIGRPEVEAELPKRDQLPNDNYRANATFKVFLKEVSEIARKGPQLFVSRANAGLVVYLFENEVPEIQEGTVKIVAVSREANPPSRAVGPRTKVAVDSVEKEVDPVGACIGARGARIQQVVNELRGEKIDVIKWSSDPIQYILNSLSPAKVDLVRLVDPEGQHAHVLVPPDQLSLAIGREGQNVRLAARLTGWKIDVKNSHEYDQEAEDSAVSELIIQREEEENLQREAELKLEAEQAERAAEDARLRELYPLPEDDHEYEGEDNEGETFSDNVQLENDLNSEISAKEERKR; the protein is encoded by the coding sequence ATGGCATTAGTTATTCTCCCAGGTTTAAACAATCTTATTGAAGATATTAGTGAGGAAAAAAAATTACCTCCTAATGTCGTAGAAATAGCCTTGCGCGAAGCTTTATTAAAAGGTTACGAAAAATATAGAAGAACTTTTTACATTGGAGTTAACGAAGATCCATTTGATGAAGAATACTTTAGTAATTTTGATGTAGGATTAGATCTTGATGAAGAGGGTTATAGAATCTTATCGAGTAAAATAATTGTTGAAGAAGTTGAGAGTGAAGATCATCAAATATCCCTTGGAGAAGTTCAACAAGTTGCTGATGATGCTCAAATAGGAGACACAGTTGTTTTAGACGTCACTCCAGAAAAGGAGGATTTTGGGCGAATGGCTGCCTCAACAACAAAGCAAGTTTTAGCTCAAAAATTGCGAGATCAACAACGAAAAATGATTCAAGAAGAATTTGCAGATTTGGAGGATCCTGTTTTAACTGCAAGAGTTATAAGATTTGAAAGGCAATCAGTGATTATGGGTGTTAGTTCAGGTATTGGAAGACCAGAAGTAGAGGCCGAACTTCCCAAAAGAGATCAATTACCGAATGATAACTACAGAGCAAATGCAACATTCAAAGTATTTTTGAAAGAAGTCAGCGAAATAGCTAGAAAAGGGCCACAACTTTTTGTAAGTCGAGCAAATGCAGGTTTAGTGGTTTATTTATTTGAAAATGAGGTTCCAGAAATTCAGGAAGGTACAGTAAAAATTGTTGCTGTATCAAGAGAAGCAAACCCTCCTTCAAGAGCTGTTGGTCCTAGAACAAAAGTAGCTGTTGATAGTGTTGAAAAAGAAGTTGACCCCGTAGGAGCCTGTATTGGAGCAAGAGGGGCAAGAATTCAGCAAGTAGTTAATGAATTGAGGGGAGAAAAAATTGATGTAATTAAATGGTCATCTGACCCAATACAATATATTTTAAACTCTTTAAGTCCTGCAAAAGTTGATCTAGTAAGACTAGTTGACCCAGAAGGGCAGCACGCCCACGTATTAGTTCCTCCTGATCAATTGAGTCTAGCGATTGGTAGAGAAGGTCAAAATGTAAGACTTGCCGCAAGATTAACTGGCTGGAAGATTGATGTTAAAAACTCACATGAATATGATCAGGAAGCGGAAGATTCTGCAGTCTCGGAATTAATCATTCAAAGAGAAGAGGAAGAGAATCTTCAGAGAGAAGCGGAGCTGAAATTAGAAGCAGAACAAGCTGAACGTGCGGCAGAAGATGCGAGGCTAAGAGAGCTTTATCCCCTTCCTGAAGATGATCATGAATATGAAGGAGAAGATAACGAAGGAGAAACTTTTTCAGATAATGTTCAATTAGAGAATGATCTAAATAGTGAAATATCGGCCAAAGAGGAGAGAAAACGGTGA
- the infB gene encoding translation initiation factor IF-2: MTISDKIRIYELSRDLNLENKDILDAAQKLAISVKSHSSSISAQDAKKIKNLINSKSSDKKILSINKPANKKDNYPQNKEKESTLISSAKVKPFKDSSNKKQLLTKPLNKIENQKTTSNQSKDYNKPTIISSSPSQANFKNQNNKSQASQNFNLDKKTFRNNTTSSIKSPAKPPIQLIAKPKNINNNSKTNESSKNIYNSGDKRYLSNKPDQIANKPKTKNFSTKITPPELVGAPIRRDDPNKNQNIKHANNNKKNITFKQAAPNRPGMPNRQGASNRPGMSNRPGAPNRPGMPNRTGASNRPGMSNRPGASNRPGMSNRPGASNRPGMSNRPGGNFKQEDFNRQGSKFNTQKSSGIRKPVSPNELLQLQKTNKSGKENLSSQNKEKPNIETPKQKVKAPNIRPNAAPSSKKPPHRTFSNPSKKPGKTDWDDSAKLEALRSKNPQKQRQKVHIIGENDDSLTSETSGYSGEKISILSASLARPKKEKSDEPKSQKSIKSPKKKRKETTRQRQKRRAMELKAAKEAKQVRPEMIIVPEDNLTVQELADKLSLESSEIIKSLFFKGITATVTQSLDLSTIETVAEEFGVPVLQDDIQEAAEKTVDMIESDDIDNLIKRPPVITVMGHVDHGKTSLLDSIRESRVASGEAGGITQHIGAYQVEFEHESKKKKLTFLDTPGHEAFTAMRARGTKVTDVAVLVVAADDGCRPQTLEAISHARAAKVPIVVAINKIDKEGASPDRVKQELSEKDLIAEDWGGDTVMVPVSAIKKQNIDKLLEMILLVSEVEDLQANPDRSAKGTVIEAHLDKAKGPVATLLVQNGTLKSGDILAAGSVLGKIRAMVDEHGNRIKEAGPSFPVEALGFSEVPTAGDEFEVYSDEKTARAVVGDRAIDARATKLAQQMASRRVSLSSLSTQANDGELKELNLILKADVQGSVEAILGSLEQLPKNEVQVRVLLSAPGEITETDIDLAAASGSVIIGFNTSLASGAKRAADANDVDIREYEVIYKLLEDIQLAMEGLLEPDLVEESLGKAEVRATFSVGKGAIAGCYIQSGKLQRNCSLRVFRSDKVIFEGNLDSLKRSKDDVKEVNSGFECGVGCDKFSSWIEGDIIEAFKFVTKKRKLTQ; encoded by the coding sequence ATGACTATCAGCGATAAAATCAGAATCTACGAACTTTCCAGAGACTTAAATCTGGAAAATAAAGATATTCTGGATGCCGCTCAAAAACTTGCAATTTCTGTGAAAAGTCATAGCAGTTCTATTAGTGCACAGGATGCAAAAAAAATTAAAAATTTAATTAATAGTAAGAGTTCAGATAAAAAAATACTTTCTATTAATAAACCCGCCAACAAAAAAGATAATTACCCGCAAAACAAAGAAAAAGAATCCACTCTTATCTCTTCTGCAAAAGTAAAACCTTTCAAAGATAGTTCAAACAAAAAGCAGTTATTGACAAAACCTTTAAATAAAATTGAAAATCAAAAAACAACTTCAAACCAATCTAAAGATTACAATAAACCAACTATTATTAGCAGTTCGCCATCTCAAGCAAACTTTAAAAATCAAAATAACAAGTCTCAAGCATCACAAAATTTTAACCTAGATAAAAAAACTTTCCGAAATAATACAACCTCATCTATCAAAAGTCCTGCGAAACCTCCTATTCAACTTATTGCGAAGCCTAAAAATATAAATAATAATTCTAAAACTAACGAATCTTCTAAGAACATCTATAACTCAGGGGACAAAAGATATTTATCAAACAAACCTGATCAAATTGCGAACAAACCTAAAACAAAAAATTTCAGTACTAAAATAACTCCCCCTGAGCTCGTAGGTGCTCCCATTAGAAGGGACGATCCCAATAAAAATCAAAATATAAAACATGCAAACAATAATAAGAAAAATATTACATTCAAACAAGCTGCTCCCAACAGACCTGGCATGCCTAATAGACAAGGTGCTTCCAACAGACCTGGCATGTCCAATAGACCAGGTGCTCCCAATAGACCTGGCATGCCCAATAGAACGGGTGCTTCCAACAGACCTGGCATGTCCAATAGACCAGGTGCTTCCAATAGACCTGGCATGTCCAATAGACCAGGTGCTTCCAATAGACCTGGCATGTCCAATAGACCGGGTGGAAATTTCAAACAAGAAGATTTTAATAGGCAAGGTTCTAAGTTCAATACTCAAAAGTCCTCTGGGATTAGGAAGCCTGTATCACCTAATGAACTTTTGCAACTTCAAAAAACTAATAAATCTGGTAAAGAAAACCTAAGTTCACAGAATAAAGAAAAACCAAATATTGAGACACCTAAGCAAAAAGTAAAAGCTCCTAATATTCGTCCTAATGCTGCCCCAAGTTCCAAAAAACCACCTCACAGAACATTTTCAAATCCTTCAAAAAAACCAGGCAAAACAGATTGGGATGACAGTGCAAAATTAGAAGCATTAAGAAGTAAGAATCCCCAGAAACAAAGACAAAAAGTTCATATTATTGGTGAGAATGATGATTCATTAACCTCTGAAACCAGTGGATACTCAGGTGAGAAAATTTCAATATTATCAGCCAGTTTGGCACGTCCAAAGAAAGAAAAGTCTGATGAACCTAAATCCCAAAAATCTATAAAATCACCTAAAAAAAAGAGAAAAGAAACCACACGGCAAAGGCAAAAAAGAAGAGCTATGGAATTAAAAGCTGCTAAAGAGGCTAAACAAGTTAGACCTGAAATGATAATAGTTCCCGAAGATAATTTAACAGTACAAGAATTAGCTGATAAGTTAAGTCTTGAAAGTTCTGAAATAATCAAATCCCTTTTTTTTAAAGGAATAACGGCAACAGTAACGCAATCACTTGACTTATCAACTATCGAAACAGTAGCTGAAGAATTTGGAGTACCAGTTTTGCAGGATGATATTCAAGAAGCTGCTGAGAAAACAGTTGATATGATTGAATCCGATGACATTGATAATCTAATAAAAAGGCCACCTGTAATTACAGTCATGGGTCATGTAGATCATGGCAAAACAAGTCTTTTAGATTCCATCAGAGAATCAAGAGTAGCTTCTGGAGAGGCGGGAGGTATAACTCAACACATAGGAGCTTATCAAGTTGAATTTGAACATGAATCTAAAAAGAAAAAATTAACTTTTCTTGACACTCCTGGTCATGAAGCCTTTACAGCAATGAGAGCAAGGGGAACTAAAGTTACTGATGTAGCTGTTCTTGTAGTGGCTGCAGATGATGGTTGCAGACCTCAAACACTTGAAGCCATTAGTCATGCAAGAGCTGCAAAAGTACCAATTGTTGTTGCTATTAATAAAATTGATAAAGAAGGGGCATCTCCAGACAGAGTTAAACAAGAATTATCAGAAAAAGATTTAATTGCTGAAGATTGGGGAGGAGATACTGTGATGGTCCCAGTAAGTGCGATCAAAAAACAAAATATTGATAAGTTGCTCGAAATGATTTTATTAGTTTCAGAAGTTGAAGATCTACAAGCTAACCCAGACAGATCTGCAAAAGGAACTGTGATTGAAGCCCACCTAGATAAAGCTAAAGGTCCTGTAGCAACTCTGTTAGTACAAAATGGCACCTTAAAATCTGGGGATATTTTGGCTGCCGGTTCAGTTCTTGGAAAAATTAGAGCAATGGTTGATGAGCATGGAAATAGAATTAAAGAAGCAGGACCATCTTTTCCAGTTGAAGCGCTAGGATTCAGTGAAGTACCAACAGCAGGCGACGAATTTGAAGTTTACTCTGATGAGAAAACTGCTAGAGCTGTCGTCGGAGATAGAGCTATAGATGCTAGGGCTACAAAATTAGCTCAGCAAATGGCTTCAAGAAGAGTTAGCTTATCATCATTATCAACTCAAGCAAATGACGGAGAATTAAAAGAGTTAAACTTAATCCTTAAGGCTGACGTTCAAGGTAGTGTTGAAGCAATATTAGGTTCGTTAGAGCAATTACCCAAAAATGAAGTGCAGGTTAGAGTTCTACTCTCTGCTCCCGGAGAAATAACTGAGACTGATATAGATCTTGCAGCTGCTTCAGGATCAGTAATCATTGGGTTTAACACTTCATTGGCATCCGGAGCAAAAAGAGCAGCTGATGCTAACGATGTTGATATAAGAGAATATGAAGTAATCTATAAACTCTTAGAAGATATTCAGTTGGCGATGGAAGGGTTACTTGAACCTGATCTTGTCGAGGAATCATTGGGTAAAGCAGAAGTTCGAGCAACTTTTTCAGTTGGTAAAGGCGCTATCGCAGGCTGTTATATACAATCTGGAAAACTGCAAAGGAATTGCTCTCTAAGAGTATTTAGATCAGATAAAGTGATTTTTGAGGGTAATTTAGACTCCCTTAAAAGGTCTAAAGATGATGTGAAAGAAGTTAATTCTGGATTTGAATGCGGTGTTGGCTGCGATAAATTCTCTTCGTGGATAGAAGGAGACATAATTGAAGCATTTAAATTTGTTACTAAAAAGAGAAAATTAACTCAATAA
- a CDS encoding DUF3493 domain-containing protein, whose translation MSKIDPELKKKLLKESQAPFKGLRKIVWIAFSGSAFLGLFIMLAKIASGNELQLNNLLIQLCACIVFPTLLFVDRNKD comes from the coding sequence ATGTCAAAAATAGATCCTGAGTTAAAAAAAAAATTATTAAAGGAATCTCAGGCGCCTTTCAAGGGATTACGGAAAATAGTATGGATAGCTTTTAGTGGTTCGGCATTTTTGGGACTTTTCATTATGCTTGCAAAAATTGCAAGCGGCAATGAATTACAGCTAAATAACCTTCTAATACAATTATGTGCATGTATAGTATTTCCTACTTTATTATTCGTTGACAGGAATAAGGATTAA
- a CDS encoding YlxR family protein, whose protein sequence is MRVCIACRKTFDRKNLLKITKDHQQGIIFQKGMGRSAYICKSKKCSSDSKIKKKLQKALKTSLETEFIDIFEKEIASYNDNPNKGI, encoded by the coding sequence ATGCGTGTATGCATTGCATGTAGAAAAACATTTGACAGGAAAAATCTTTTAAAGATTACTAAAGATCATCAGCAAGGCATAATTTTTCAAAAGGGAATGGGGCGATCAGCTTACATTTGCAAGTCAAAAAAATGTTCCTCAGATTCTAAAATTAAAAAAAAGCTTCAGAAAGCTTTAAAAACTTCTTTAGAAACTGAATTTATTGATATTTTTGAAAAAGAGATTGCAAGCTACAATGACAATCCCAATAAGGGAATATAA